The sequence ACCGGCCGATCGGCGCGGATTCGCGCGGATGACCTTCGCAGGTGTGCGTTTTGGTATGCGTTGGGCGCTTTTTAACCCCTCAAGCCAGAAAAACCCTAGGAAACAGCCTAGAATTCGCATTGGAGGCGAGGGTCGGAATCGAACCGACGAATGCAGCTTTTGCAGAGCCGTGCCTTACCACTTGGCTACCCCGCCATCACGCGTGCCGGGAAATCTAAGGAACTCTCCCGTCAGCGCAAGCTCTTGTTTTGAGTTTTTAGTAAAGTTTCGAGTTCGCTGAACTTGCCAGCTGAGGCCGGGCCCCGTTTTTCAATTAACGCGCTGCGAAATCAAGGACGGTGATGTGCGTGTTTTTGCCAAAAGGTGCAGGGTATAAGTCGAAGGACGATTACGATCGGGGGTGGGTGTGAAACCCGCTCGACAGGGGTTTGGTGGGCGGGCTAGGTTTCTGGGGTCAAACAAATGGCTGAAGTGAATACATCGGCGGGTTCGCCTGCCCCTACATCGGCACCTGCGCCAGCACCTGGTCCCAGCAAGGGGAAGGTGTTCTTGCGCCGTCTGTTCAGCTCGGTGATGTTGTGGACGGTGGTGATTACGGCTTTGTTCTCCGGGAACAAAGTCATCTCGGATTGGTTCTTTGTCGGCATCATGACGTTGCTGGCGGTGACGGGGCTTCTGGAATTTTACGGGATGGTTGAGAAGCGCGGGTTGGTTTGCTTCAAAGGGTGGGGGGTGTTCGGCGGTGTTTTGCTGATGACGAGCACGTTCTTCTATGTCTCCGGATTCTTGGGACCGAAAGATCCGGCGCGTCCGGCGGATTTTGAATCCAGCATCATCGTCATCTTTGTGCTGGGGTTGTGTGTGAAGCAGTTCACGTCCAAGACGAATACAGCGGGCATTTTGGCGATTTCTACGACGTTGTTCGGCCTGATGTATGTGCCGTGGCTGTTGAATTTCGTGCAGAAGATCAATTACTTCCCGCGCATCAATGATAATGGGCATTGGTATGTGCTGTATTTCATTCTGGTGACGAAGTTCAGTGATTTGGGGGCGTATGTGACGGGGTCATTGATCGGGAAGCACAAGATGATTCCACGTATCAGTCCGGGGAAGACGTGGGAGGGGTTTGGCGGGGCGATCGTGATCTCGACGGGGGTGAGTGTGGCGTTTGCACACTTTGCGGCGGCGAAGCTGCCGGGGATGAACCTCATGCATGCGGTGATCTTGGGCATTATGCTGAGCATCGCGGCGGTGATCGGGGATCTGATCGAGTCTTTGTTCAAACGGGAGTCGGGGGTGAAGGACTCGGGAGCGTTCTTTCCGGGTATCGGTGGCATTCTGGATCTCTTGGACAGCATCCTTTTCAACGCACCGCTCATGTATCTTTATCTGCGTCATGTTTTGACGCATTGAGGTGGAGTACGCATTATCGCCGGGTTTTTCGCGCATGAAGAAAGTGGTTTTATTGGGCAGCACGGGTTCTATCGGCACCAGCACGATCAAGGTGGCGGAGGACTTGCCGGATCAATTTCAACTGGTGGGGCTGGCGGCAGGTAACAACGTGGAGTTGTTGCTGGAGCAGACGCGTCGGCACAAACCGGCGGCGATCTCTATCACCGATCCGGCCAAGGCGAAGGAGCTATCCAACCTGCTGGGCACGGCTTGCCAAGTTTATAGCGGCAATGAAGGTCTCTTGAAGCTGGCGACGATGCCGGGGGCGGACATCGTGCTCATAGCCATCGTCGGCACGGCGGGATTGCAACCGGCGTTGGCGGCGATTCGGGCGGGCAAGGACATCGCGGTGGCGTCCAAGGAAATCTTGGTGATGGCGGGCGAGATCGTGATGAACGAGGCCCGGAAGCATGGGGTGCGCGTCCTGGCGGTGGATAGCGAGCACTCGGCTATTTTCCAATGCTTGGATGATAAACCAGCCAATTCGGTGCGGGCCTTGTGGTTGACGGCTTCCGGCGGTCCTTTCCGGGATAAGACGGTGTGGCCGAAGGAGAAGTTTGCGGAGATCACACTGGAGAAGGCGCTCAAGCATCCTTCTTGGGTGATGGGGCGGAAGATCACAATCGATTCAGCCACCTTGTTCAACAAAGGGCTGGAGATGATCGAGGCGCGGTGGCTCTTTGATATCGAGATGCCCCGGGTGAAGGTGGTGGTGCATCCGCAGAGTATCGTGCATTCCATGGTGGAGTTTGTGGACGGGTCCATTATCGCCCAGCTTTCCACGCCGGACATGTGCCTGCCCATTCAATATGCGCTGAGCTATCCGAAGCGGATCGGCAGTGACCGGGTGCAGACGAACTTTGCGAAAATCGGCACGTTGACCTTTGAAGAGCCGGATGTGGAACGCTTTCCAGCGGTGCAACTTGCGCGTCGGGCAGGGGAGGTTGGCGGGACGTTGCCAGCGGTATTGAACGCGGCCAATGAAGTGGCGGTCGAAGCTTTTGTTAATCGCCAAATCAACTTTCCTCAAATCACAGGGCTGGTTGCGAAGGTGATGGACGCGCACAATGTCGTATCGCATCCGACTCTGGATCAAATACTTGCAGCCGATGCTTGGGCACGGCAGGAGGCGGCGCGCGGCTGACGAGGTTGCTGGCAAATCCGTGGTTTTACTAGGTTGCCAGTCGCTGGTGCGCCAGTATAGTCAATCCTGTGGCATTCACACCACGGGCGTATCCGTGGTGTAAACCCTATATGAGCATAGCTGGTGTCTTAAAATTTTTGTTCATCCTGTTTGAAGTGATCGTGCTCTTCAACTTGGTGATCATCGTGCATGAGCTGGGTCATTTCCTAGCGGCCAAGTGGCGCGGGCTGCATGTGGACCGGTTTGGCATCTGGTTCGGCAAGCCGATCTGGGAGAAGAAAATCGGCGGCGTGACCTATTGCTTGGGTTGCATCCCGGCGGGTGGCTTCGTTTCCCTACCGCAGATGGCACCGATGGAGGCGATCGAGGGCAAGATTGAAGGCCCGAAGGAGAATCTCCCGGAGATCTCGCCGATCGACAAGATCATCGTGGCGTTCGCAGGACCGTTGTTCAGTTTGCTGCTGGCGTTTGCTTTTGCTGTGATCGTATGGGGTATTGGGCGTCCGGTGAGCGAGAAGGAGACGACAACCATCGTGGGTTTTGCCCCGAAAGAGTTTCCGGCGGCACAAGCTGGCATCCAGGCTGGTGATAAAATCTTGGAGATCGATGGAGCGCCCGTGGACCGCTTCTCGGGTGTCAGCAAGCACAGCATCATGTGGCGGATCGTGAGCAGCGAAGGCGAGACGATCAATGTGAAGATACAACGCGGCGAGGTGGTGACGAATTTCGTGGTGGCACCGAGATTGCCGGAAACGAAGAGCTATGAGCGCAAGGGATTGCGACAGATCGGTGTGGAGCCTTCGCAGACGCCTGTTGTCGCGGGATTGGTAGAGCATGGACCGGCCTTGAAGGCGGGCTTGCAGATCAATGACGAGATCGTGGCGGTGAACGGGGTGAAAGTGTATCACCCGGCAGGTGTGGCCCAGCAACTCGCGCTGGCGAGCAACAATGTCTCGATGGTCACCGTGAAGCGTGCTGGTGCGGAAAAGACTTTGGAAGTGAAGCCGGCCAAGCCGATCAATTGGGACGAATTCAAGATCGGCATCGAATGGGATGCCACGGGGAAGATGTCCCTCATCCATCCGAATCCGATCGAGCAGGTAAAGGGTGGTATCGATTCCATGGTGGGCACGTTTGCTGCATTGTTCTCCCCGAAATCTGATATCAAGCCGCAGCATCTCTCGGGTCCAGTGGGCATCATGCGCATCTACTATCTGCTCTTCGAGAGCGATCAGGGCTGGCGCCTGGCCATCTGGTTCAGCGTGGTGTTGAACATCAATCTCGCCATCATGAACATGTTACCGGTGCCAGTCTTGGATGGTGGCCATATCACGCTGGCGTTGATCAATCTCATCAGTCGTCGCGAGGTAAGCCCGAAGATATTGAACTGGGTTTATCAGGGATGCGCGGTGATGGTGATCGGCTATATCATGTATGTCTCGTTCTATGATGTGCAGGATCTGAAACCGGATAAATCGGCTCCGCCGAAAGAAATGAAGTTTGCACCGGAGCCCAGTTCGTCTACGAATTCCCCGAAGTAGTCATGCAATATTGTTCCTCTCCATTCCAGTTCCAGCGCCGTCAGACCCGTGAAGTCGTGGTGGGTGATCCGGCGAACGGTGGCGTCATCATCGGTGGCAAGCACCCGGTGGTGAAGCAGTCCATGCTCACGTGCGATACGATGAACACGGCGCTCTGCGTGCAGCAGACGTTGGAGCTGGTGGCCGTGGGCTGCCAGATCGTGCGCATCACCGCACCGACGGTGAAGGACGCCGCGAACCTGCAGAACGTGGTGGCGGAATTGCGCGCCAAAGGATGCAACGTGCCGATCGTGGCGGACATTCATTTCAAACCAGATGCGGCGATGGAAGCGGTGAAGTGGGTGGAGAAGATCCGTATCAATCCCGGCAACTACGCGGACTCGAAGAAGTTCGCAATCAAGGAATATACGGACGAGGCGTATTTGGCCGAGCTGCAACGCATCGAAGAGAAATTCACGCCGTTGGTGCTGGAATGCAAACGCCTGAACCGGGCGATGCGCATCGGCACGAACCACGGCTCGCTCAGCGACCGTATCATGAACCGTTACGGCGATTCGCCGTTGGGCATGGTGGAGAGTGCGCTGGAGTTCGCCCGCATCTGCCGGAAGAATGATTTTCATAACTTCGTGTTCTCGATGAAGTCGAGCAATCCGAAGGTGATGATCGAGTGCTACCGCTTGTTGGTGGCGCGTCTCGCGAAGGAAGGTGCGGACTGGAATTATCCGATCCACCTCGGTGTCACTGAGGCGGGTGAGGGTGAAGATGGTCGTATCAAATCCGCCATCGGCATCGGCTCGCTGCTGTGCGATGGCTTGGGTGATACAATTCGGGTTTCCCTCACGGAAGATTCTCCGCGTGAGATCGCGGTGTGTAATGACTTGGTGGCGCAAATCCCGTTGCTGACGGCGAAGAACAATACCATTGGGCACACACAGTTCCCGTTTGATCCATTCCACTACGAGCGTCGGTTGACGCCGGAGACGGAGTTGAACGAAACGATCAAGTGCGGCGGTGAACAGACCGTGCGCGTGGTGGTGACGAAAGCGACGTGGGAGAAGGTCGCGCCGAAGATTTCGCCGAAGGCGGATGTGAAACCGGAAGCGGTGTATGAGGATCTGAACATCCTCGAACTCGATCCGACGCAGGAGATTTCCAGTGAAGCGATCAATTGCGATACGCAACTGGTGGCGGTGAAGGACGGCGTGCAGTTGCCCGTCATCACGGCGTATCGCCTGCTGGTGGCACAGTTGAAGCGTCTGGGCCGCAAGAACCCGATTCTGCTGAAGGATTGCCTGACGTTTGAACCGGTGCCGTTGCACCCGAATATCGCACTCTTGCGCGCGGCGGTGAACATCGGAGCGTTGCTGGCGGATGGCATCGGTGATGCGATCCTCGTGCGGGGGGAATCGGGCGCGGGACAATCGTTGCGGCTCGCTTACAATATTTTGCAGGCGGCGGGTTGCCGTTCGTTCAAGACGGATTACGTGGCGTGCCCGAGCTGCGGGCGAACGTTGTTCAATCTCCAGACGGTCACGGCGCGCATCAAGGCGCGCACGGAACATCTGAAGGGCGTGAAGATCGCGATCATGGGTTGCATCGTGAACGGGCCGGGCGAGATGGCGGATGCGGACTTCGGTTACGTGGGCGGGGCACCGAACAAGATCAATCTCTACGTAGGCAAGACGCCGGTGAAGTTCAACATTCCCGAGGCGGAAGCCGTGGAACGTCTGGTGGATCTTATCCGCGAGCATGGCAAGTGGGTGGAACCGCAGCTCGAAGAAGCGGCGGCGAACTAAGGGAACGCGTGGGATTGCTGCAAACCATCTTCGGCTACAAAGACCCGGCACAGCAATGGCCGGTGGTGGGCGGGCAGAAGGTGGTCTTTGATTTCGACAAGAATACGCTTAACGGCGTGGGCCTTCATGCGCCGTGGACGGCGCTGGAGGTATTCGGCAAGCCGGAGCTGAAGCGGCGCAAGGTGGAGGATTCGCTGGTCTATCTTTCACGCGGGTTCAGTGCGGACCTTTATCAAGGGAGTGTCGCCAGCTATAGTTTCGTGTGGAATGACTACCTGCGGCAGGGGTTTCAACCGTTTCAAGGGGTGTTCCGCTTCAAGGGCAAAGAGCTGCATCTGGATGGCGATACAACGGAGAAGGAGATCGAATCGATTTTTGATGATGAGTATTGGCGGGATGAGGGGAAGGACGAGATCGTCCTATTCTACGAGATGGAAGGGGCGGAGTGGCAGTTCGAGCTGGATCAGGAAGGTTTTTTGAAGACGTGTCTGATCCTGGCGTATCCGGTGCTGGCGGATGAGTTTCAGCGGGAGGCTTACAAGGTGACGAAGCCGTGGCCGACTTGGGGTTGAAGATTTTTGACAGGATTAATAGGATTTACGGGATGGGGAGCGTAATGCGTAATGCGTAATGCGTAACTGAAAGACATCGAATGCCCAACTTTCAACATCGGAAGTGAGAGATGAGGAAGGTCGGAGGGGAAGGGGGATTTGATTCGTCGGAGGGCAACTTACTGCCGGCTAGAAGCGCGGCAGCACGGGGCTTTGGGTTTCGTCGGGAAAGAAAAAGGCCGCACAGTGATGTGCGGCCGGTTGTTTTTACGATGATAAGCAGTTGGCTTAGGCCACGGCGGTTTGAGCGGTCAGTTTCGCGAGGCCTTCGTGGCCTTTGCGGAGGATGCGCTCGGTGGTGGTCCAGTCGATGCAGGCATCGGTGATGGAGACGCCGTATTTCAGATCGGCAGGGGCTTTGAGCGCCTGGCTGCCTTCGCTGAGGAAGCTCTCGACCATCACACCGGTGATGTATTGATTTCCTTCCGCGCGTTGGGCGATGACGCTATTCCAGACTTCTTCCTGCTTCGCGTGTTGCTTGCCGGAGTTGGCGTGGCTGCAATCTACCATCAGGCGGGGCGGAAGCTTGGCCTTGTTCAGCGCGGTCACGGCCTCGGCGATGCTCTCGGCATCGTAGTTCGTGCGGACACGGCCACCGCGCAGCACCACGTGGCCATCGGGATTGCCGGTGGTGGAGATGATGCTGGTGAAGCCATCGGGATCGATGCCGAGGAAGCTGTGCGCGCTACGCGCCGCAGTCATGGCGTCGATGGCGGTTTGCAGGCTGCCATCGGTGCCGTTCTTGAAGCCGACGGGCATGGAGAGGCCGCTGGCCATCTCGCGATGGGTTTGCGATTCCGTGGTGCGCGCGCCGATCGCGGCCCAACTGATGAGCTCGGCGAGGTATTGCGGCACGATGGGATCGAGGAACTCCGTCGCGGCAGGCAGGCCGAGTTCATTGATCTGCAAGAGCAGTTTGCGTCCGACTTTCAGGCCAGCTTCGATGTCATACGTGCCGTTCAGGTGCGGATCGTTGATCAGACCTTTCCAGCCGATGGTGGTGCGCGGTTTCTCGAAGTAAACGCGCATCACGATGCACAGGCGGTCGCTCAATTCCTGCTGCAGTTTCACGAGGCGGGCGGCGTAATCCAGCGCGGCGGACGGATCGTGAATGGAGCAGGGGCCGAGGATGACCAGCAGGCGCGGGTCTTCGCCACGCAAGATGGCGCGGACGGCTTCGCGACCTTTGACGACGGTCTGTTCCGCCTTCTGGCTGAGCGGCAACTGGGCTTTCAGCGCATTGGGCGAGAGCAAGCGTTTGGTCTCCTGTACGTGCAGGTTATTGATCGGCTGCATGACAACTAATATGGCCTTTGGCCGGGACTACTTCCACGCGGGGTTTTCCGGCAGGCAGGCGTCGAATTCCTTAACCAGTGCGGTCTCGTATTCGCCTGCATAGGTGCCCTTGAAGAAGCGGTCGAGCGCTTCGTTGTGCAGGCGTTCCCAGGAGGCTTCTTCTTTGCCGGGGTTGATGGGGAAGAACAGCGCGCCGTTTTTCTTGGCGGCGTTGAAATCGCCCGGGGCGTCACCGATCATGAGGATCTTGGTGGGGGCGTATTTGTCCTTCGCAGCAAATTTGATGTGCTCGGTCTTCGTGCCCATCTCCTGACCGGCGATGATCTTCACGAACTTCTCGATGCCGTGCTCGCTCCACTCGCGTTGGAGGGCGTCCACGGGCGTCTGGCTGATGCACATGGCATCCGCCTGAGCGTTGATTTTGGCGAGGCATTCGCGGACGAGCGGGAAGGGGGGCACACCATGGACGAGGTCCAGCACGGTGTCATTGACGGCGTCCGACCAGACTTTGACCTGGTCGAGGCCGCGATTGCCGTTCTTCACTTCGGCGGCGAGGGTCGCATTGCCGAGCTTGGTTTCACGGGCGATCCATTCATCGAGTGCTTTGGTGTCAGCGATCTTGACGCCACGGGCGTTGACCTGCGGACGTTCACGCAGGAGGTTCAAGGCGCGGACGAGGGCCGGGAAACGGTTGGCCCCACGGGTCTTGGAGTAAAGGTTCACAAACGCCCAGGTTTCACGGGCGTATTTGCTGACGGCTTGGAGGTGGAAATGCTTGATGAACATGGGGGCAAAGCACTCCTGGTGCTTGATCTCCATGCTGTCAAAGATGCAGCCGTCAGAATCAATGCCGACGAAGAATTCTTTCGAGGGCTTAAAATCGCGCAATACTTGTGCCGGATCGCTCATAAATAGAGGGCAAGATAGGAGGGCAAGCCGGGCAAAGAGTCAAATACGTTTTAAAGGCAAAAAACGAGGGGTTTTGCCCGGAATGACTCATGACGAAGTACGAATGACGAAGGGGAAAACTTCGAACATCGAACTTCTAACATCGACCAGCGAGAAGATGGGAAGGTTTTGGCTCCATATTGTGCATATAGCGCACGGAGGCTTAACGGTATTTTGAGAGGCGGGCAGGGTAGGACGTGAGATGCAGTGCGATGGGGTTATAGGAGGTTGGTTTGGAGAACTGCGCTCCAAAAGTGCATGTGGGTTCGATAATCTTGCATGGCGGAGTCGGGGACGAATGGGTATGGTGAAGGCATTGAAATCCCTATGGTGAGCTGTAATGCAATAGCGCTGGTGAAGCGCGTGAGTTGGTTGCTGGTTTTGCTTTCGCTGGCCGCTTCAAGCGAGGCGGCGGAGAAGAAGGCGGGCAAGGTGGATTATCAGCGCGATGTGCGACCCATCATCTCGGCCAAATGTTACCATTGTCACGGGCCGGATGAGGGGACGCGCGAAGCGAAGTTGCGCTTGGATATCCGGGAGGAGGCGGTGAAGGATCGCAAGGGGTCGTTCGCAATCAAGCCGGGTGATATCAAGAACAGTGAGGTGTATGCGCGCATCATCACGACGGATGAGGATGATATCATGCCGCCGAAGAAGACGGGGCATCCGCTGACGGCGGAGGAGATCGAGACGCTGAAGCGGTGGATCCAGCAGGGCGCGGTGTATGAGGATCATTGGGCGTTCAGCAAACCGACGTTACCTAAGGTGCCGGAGACGCGGAGTTCCAAACGGTGGGCGGCGAATGGGGTGGATCATTTTATTTTTGAGCAGTTGGAAGAGAAGGGGTTGAAGCCATCGGCGCAGGCGGATCGTTATACATTGATCCGGCGGTTGTCGCTGGATCTGGTGGGTTTGCCGCCGACACCGCAGGAGGTGGAGGCGTTTGTGAATGACAAGTCGCCGAATGCGTATGAGAAGCTGGTGGATCGTCTGCTGGCCTCGCCGCATTACGGGGAGAAGTGGGCGCGGATGTGGCTGGACTTGGCGCGTTATGCGGATTCAGCGGGTTACGGTTCCGATCCATTGCGATTGAACATCTGGCCGTATCGCGACTGGGTGATCAATGCCTTCAACCGCAATCTGCCGTATGACCAGTTCACCATTGAGCAACTGGCGGGTGATCTGCTGCCAAAGCCGACACGGGAACAATTGGTGGCGACAGCGTTTCATCGCAACACGATGACGAACACGGAGGGCGGCACGGATGATGAGGAGTTTCGCGTGGCGGCGGTGAAGGATCGCGTAGGGACGACCTCGCAGGTGTGGATGGGCCTGACGATGAATTGCGCGCAATGTCACACGCATAAGTTCGATCCAATCTCGCACAAGGAATATTACCAGTTCTTCGCGTTCTTCAACCAGACGGAGGACACGGACAAGCCGGATGAGTTTCCGACGATGCCGTTACCGACGGCAGATGAGACGGCGAAGACGGAGAAGATACATAGCGAGATTGTAGCGCTGGAGAAACAGATGTCGGTGACGACGCCGGAACTGCTCACGGAATTGGCGCAGTGGGAGAAGGCACAGCAGGCGGGTGTGAAATGGACGACGCTGAACGCGGTGGAGGCGAAGGCGAAATCCAACATGGAACTGGTGGTGCAATCGGATCAATCGATCCTCGCGAAGGACAGCAAGGCGGAGACGGATACTTACACGGTGACATGGCGCTTGAATGAAAAGGGCGTAACGGCGGTGCGCTTGGAGGCGTTGCTGGATGCGAGCTTGCCGGGACAGGGGCCGGGTCGCGCGGGTGGGAATTTTGTGCTGAGCGATGTGAAGCTGACGGTGAAGGCATCCGAGAAGGCGGTACCGCAGGCGCGGTTTGTGCGCGTGGAGATCGCGGGGAAAGAAAAGGTGCTTTCGCTGGCGGAGGTGCAGGTATTCAGCGGCGGGAAGAATATCGCGCAGGGGAAGGCGGCGAAGCAATCGAGTACAACATACGATGGCGCGGCGGGTTACGCGGTGGATGGGAATACGGACGGGAAATTTGATTTGAAATCCACGTCGCACGCGGGACCGGAAGAGAATCCGTGGTGGGAAGTGGACCTCGGCGAAGTGCAGACGGTAGAGCGCGTGACGGTGTGGAATCGCACAGATGGGAACGTGGGCAATCGGCTGAATGGGGCGCGGGTGATCGCGTTGGATGCGGCGCGCAAGCCGGTGTGGGAAACGACGGTGAGCGAAGCGCCGAAGACGAGCGTGGAGTTCGCGACGAACGGGGAGCGGGCCATCGCGCTGAAGAATGCGTCAGCGGATCACAGCCAGCAGGATTATGAGGTGGCGAAGGCGATCGATGCAGACAAGAAGACGGGGTGGGCGATCGGTGGCGAAGTCGGCAAGGCGCATGCGGCGGTGTTTGAACTGGGCAGTGCATTGACGGAGGGCGAGGGGTCGATTGTCACGCTGACGCTGGAACAGAATTACGGGAGCAAACATCTGCTCGGGAAGTTCCGCTTGCAGGCGACGACGCAGAAGACGCCGGTGCGAGAATTACCGAAGAACATTCTGGCGATCCTCGCAGTCGAGGCCGGAAAACGGAGTGAGGCACAGCAAGCGGCGTTACTGGATTATTACCGGCCGATGTCGGCTTCGCTGGCGAAGGTGAACACGCAGCTCGCACAGAAACGGAAGGACTTGGCGGCGATCAAACCGTTGGTGCTGCCGATCATGAAGGAGTTAGGTGTGGATAAGAAGCGCACTTCTACGATCTTCAACAAGGGCAACTTCCTTGACCCGGGGGCGAAGGTGGAAGCGGAGTTCATGGCGAAATTCGCGCCGCCGAGTGCCTCGGTGCCACGGAATCGCCTCGGGGTGGCGGAGTGGTTGGTGAGCCGGGAAAATCCACTCACGGCGCGGGTGCAGGTGAATCGCGTGTGGTCGCAATTGTTTGGTCGCGGGCTGGTGCTGACGGAAGAAGATTTCGGCACGCAGGGGACGATGCCAACGCATCGAGAATTGCTCGACTGGCTGGCGGTGGAGTTCATGGACAAAGGGTGGGACATGAAGGCGTTCACCAAGCTGTTGGTGATGTCCTCGACGTATCGGCAGTCGTCCGTGGTGAGCGAGCAGGCGCGGGCGAAGGATCCGTTGAATGAGTTGCTGTCGCATTATCCACGGCGTCGTTTGGATGCGGAGGGCGTGCGGGATCAGGCACTGGCGTTGAGTGGGTTGTTGAGCAGCAAGATCGGCGGGCCATCGGTGTATCCGCCGCAGCCGGATGGGTTGTGGCGTGCGGCGTTCAATGGTCAACGGAGTTGGACGACGAGCACGGGCGAGGACCGGTATCGGCGCGGGCTCTATACGTTCTGGCGGCGCACGGTGCCGTATCCGAGCATGGCAACATTCGATGCGCCGAGCCGCGAGAATTGCACGATGCGGCGTTTGCCCACGAACACGCCATTGCAAGCGTTCGTGACGATGAATGACCCGGCGTTCGTGGAGATGTCGCAGGCATTGGGACGGCGCATCCAGAAGGAAGGCGGCAGCACGGTGGAGGAACGGATGAAATATGCGCTCACGTTGTGTCTGTCACGACCACCGCAAGCGGAGCAGGTGAAGGCGTTGGTGCAATTGTATCAAAGCGAGCTGGAGCATTATCGCACGGACGTAGAAGCGGCGAAAAAATTGGCGACGGGCGCGGATGGGAAAGTGATGAGCGGCGACACAGCGGAGCAGGCGGCGTGGACGGTGGTGGGGAATGTGTTGTTGAACCTGGATGGGGTGTTGGCGAAGGGGTGAGGTTTTTTTAACCGCAGATGAACACAGATAGACACAGATGGGGGAAAGAAGCAGGGAAGCCAGATGGCCAGAAGCTTTATGCCTCACCAGCAGCAGAGAGAGCGGCTTGGGCTAAGGCTTCGCTGATGTGGAAACTGTGTTCGGTGCGCAGGGAGTCCAGTAGTGGTTTGAGGGCAGAGATTTTACCGGCGTTTTTGGCGGCGAGCAAAATACCCAAGGTGCCAGCGGGCTTGAGGCCTAAACGCACGGCCGCACGGCGTCCAGCGGCATCGTCTATCAGAATGGTGGTGGCACCGGTTTCCAAAGCTAACAAGATCGCAGCGGCTTCTCCGGCATCCAGCTCTGAGGTTAACAGTGGCGTGAGCGGACCGGTGGATGGATGTTTGATGATGATCCATCCAGCAGAAACTGCGGCACGCAGTTCAGCAGCTCCTTTTAAGGCTGCGTTGGCATCAGCTACTTCGTGGAAAACTTGGTCTGGGATCAGGAGCTGCGAATATAGCTGGCGCAGCAAATCGAATTGCCGGATGGCGGCCAGGAAAACGATGACCGAGGAATCACTGACGATGGGTGAATTCGCGGGCATGAGCGAGGTCTTGGGCCAGTTCGGTTTCGCCGTAGTGCATGGGGACGTGACGACGGGCAAGTGTTTCCGTCATGGTTTGACGGGAAATTCCGGCCAGTTCGGCAGCCTTGCCCAAGCCCAAGATTTCTTGCGCGTAAAAAGAAATGGCAAGTTCGAGCT is a genomic window of Verrucomicrobiia bacterium containing:
- a CDS encoding DUF3368 domain-containing protein is translated as MPANSPIVSDSSVIVFLAAIRQFDLLRQLYSQLLIPDQVFHEVADANAALKGAAELRAAVSAGWIIIKHPSTGPLTPLLTSELDAGEAAAILLALETGATTILIDDAAGRRAAVRLGLKPAGTLGILLAAKNAGKISALKPLLDSLRTEHSFHISEALAQAALSAAGEA
- a CDS encoding UPF0175 family protein — encoded protein: MSVTLEISDAVVEAMRLPPPEVEARMKLELAISFYAQEILGLGKAAELAGISRQTMTETLARRHVPMHYGETELAQDLAHAREFTHRQ
- a CDS encoding DUF1553 domain-containing protein, whose translation is MAESGTNGYGEGIEIPMVSCNAIALVKRVSWLLVLLSLAASSEAAEKKAGKVDYQRDVRPIISAKCYHCHGPDEGTREAKLRLDIREEAVKDRKGSFAIKPGDIKNSEVYARIITTDEDDIMPPKKTGHPLTAEEIETLKRWIQQGAVYEDHWAFSKPTLPKVPETRSSKRWAANGVDHFIFEQLEEKGLKPSAQADRYTLIRRLSLDLVGLPPTPQEVEAFVNDKSPNAYEKLVDRLLASPHYGEKWARMWLDLARYADSAGYGSDPLRLNIWPYRDWVINAFNRNLPYDQFTIEQLAGDLLPKPTREQLVATAFHRNTMTNTEGGTDDEEFRVAAVKDRVGTTSQVWMGLTMNCAQCHTHKFDPISHKEYYQFFAFFNQTEDTDKPDEFPTMPLPTADETAKTEKIHSEIVALEKQMSVTTPELLTELAQWEKAQQAGVKWTTLNAVEAKAKSNMELVVQSDQSILAKDSKAETDTYTVTWRLNEKGVTAVRLEALLDASLPGQGPGRAGGNFVLSDVKLTVKASEKAVPQARFVRVEIAGKEKVLSLAEVQVFSGGKNIAQGKAAKQSSTTYDGAAGYAVDGNTDGKFDLKSTSHAGPEENPWWEVDLGEVQTVERVTVWNRTDGNVGNRLNGARVIALDAARKPVWETTVSEAPKTSVEFATNGERAIALKNASADHSQQDYEVAKAIDADKKTGWAIGGEVGKAHAAVFELGSALTEGEGSIVTLTLEQNYGSKHLLGKFRLQATTQKTPVRELPKNILAILAVEAGKRSEAQQAALLDYYRPMSASLAKVNTQLAQKRKDLAAIKPLVLPIMKELGVDKKRTSTIFNKGNFLDPGAKVEAEFMAKFAPPSASVPRNRLGVAEWLVSRENPLTARVQVNRVWSQLFGRGLVLTEEDFGTQGTMPTHRELLDWLAVEFMDKGWDMKAFTKLLVMSSTYRQSSVVSEQARAKDPLNELLSHYPRRRLDAEGVRDQALALSGLLSSKIGGPSVYPPQPDGLWRAAFNGQRSWTTSTGEDRYRRGLYTFWRRTVPYPSMATFDAPSRENCTMRRLPTNTPLQAFVTMNDPAFVEMSQALGRRIQKEGGSTVEERMKYALTLCLSRPPQAEQVKALVQLYQSELEHYRTDVEAAKKLATGADGKVMSGDTAEQAAWTVVGNVLLNLDGVLAKG